A single region of the Sorghum bicolor cultivar BTx623 chromosome 9, Sorghum_bicolor_NCBIv3, whole genome shotgun sequence genome encodes:
- the LOC8071233 gene encoding ABC transporter G family member 16, with the protein MAATGHAVVDIDFPDEAADAAKPPVAPVPYVLHFADLSYSVRTRSKGGGGGLLPSSSSGHRRLVASAATPPPPAPTSSGSSSRRTKTLLDGVSGAARAGELLAVMGASGSGKSTLLDALAGRIARDSLRGAVTLNGEPLQGRRLRAISAHVMQDDLLYAMLTVRETLRFAAEFRLPRALSAERKRARVDALVDQLGLSRAADTIIGDEGHRGVSGGERRRVSIGTDIIHDPILLFLDEPTSGLDSASAFMVVQVLRRVAQSGSVVVMTIHQPSTRILGILDSLLLLSRGRTVYAGTPAGLKPFFAEFGAPVPDNENPAEFALDTIREYEHQPDGAAPIADFNVKWQHSSSASFAAVDNNNNNKLMPLELAIAESVSRGKLVAGSGGTGGGSAVTVPTFANPPWTEVWVLIKRSFTNTGRMPELFVMRLGTIMVTGFILATIFWRLDDTPKGVQERLGFFAMAMSTMFYVCADALPVFVQERHIYLRETAHNAYRRISYVLANAVVAFPPLVLLSLAFAVTTFWAVGLAGGASSFLFFVLIVLASLWAGSGFVTFLSAVVPHVMLGYTVVVAILAYFLLFSGFFITRDRIPDYWIWFHYLSLVKYPYQAVLQNEFGAASRCFSRGVEMFDGTPIGRMPEAMKMKVLEAISATLGTNVTADTCVVTGADVLAQQAVMDISKWKCLLVTVAWGFFFRVLFYVVLLVGSKNKRK; encoded by the coding sequence ATGGCAGCCACCGGCCACGCCGTGGTCGACATCGACTTCCCCGACGAGGCGGCCGACGCCGCAAAGCCGCCGGTCGCGCCAGTCCCCTACGTGCTCCACTTCGCCGACCTGTCCTACAGCGTGAGGACCCGCAgcaagggcggcggcggcggcctgctgccgtcgtcgtcgtcggggcACCGCCGCCTTGTGGCCTCCGCGGCCACGCCCCCGCCCCCTGCGCCGACGTCGTCCGGATCGTCGTCCAGGCGCACCAAGACGCTGCTCGACGGCGTCTCCGGCGCGGCGCGCGCGGGCGAGCTGCTCGCCGTCATGGGCGCCAGCGGGTCGGGCAAGTCCACGCTCCTGGACGCGCTGGCCGGGCGGATCGCGCGGGACAGCCTCCGCGGCGCCGTCACGCTGAACGGCGAGCCGCTCCAGGGCCGGCGGCTCCGCGCCATCTCCGCGCACGTCATGCAGGACGACCTCCTGTACGCGATGCTCACCGTGCGCGAGACGCTGCGGTTCGCCGCCGAGTTCCGCCTCCCGCGCGCGCTGTCTGCCGAGCGGAAGCGCGCGCGCGTCGACGCGCTCGTCGACCAGCTGGGCCTGTCACGCGCCGCCGACACCATCATCGGCGACGAGGGACACCGCGGGGTGTCCGGTGGGGAGCGACGGCGCGTGTCGATTgggaccgacatcatccacgacCCTATCCTGCTCTTCCTCGACGAGCCCACCTCCGGGCTCGACTCCGCCAGCGCGTTCATGGTGGTCCAGGTGCTCCGCCGCGTCGCGCAGAGCGGCAGCGTCGTCGTCATGACCATCCACCAGCCCAGCACCCGCATCCTCGGCATCCTCGACAGCCTCCTCCTGCTCTCGCGCGGACGCACCGTGTACGCCGGCACTCCCGCCGGGCTCAAGCCCTTCTTCGCCGAGTTCGGCGCGCCCGTCCCGGACAACGAGAACCCGGCCGAGTTCGCGCTCGACACCATCCGCGAGTACGAGCACCAGCCCGACGGCGCCGCGCCGATCGCCGACTTCAACGTCAAGTGGCAGCACAGCAGCAGCGCATCGTTCGCCGCCGtggacaacaacaacaacaacaagctGATGCCGCTGGAGCTGGCGATCGCCGAGAGCGTGTCTCGAGGGAAGCTGGTGGCCGGGAGCGGTGGGACGGGCGGCGGGAGCGCGGTGACGGTGCCGACGTTCGCCAACCCGCCATGGACGGAGGTGTGGGTGCTGATCAAGCGTTCCTTCACCAACACGGGGCGGATGCCggagctcttcgtgatgcggctcGGCACCATCATGGTCACCGGCTTCATCCTGGCCACCATCTTCTGGCGGCTGGACGACACACCCAAGGGCGTGCAGGAGCGGCTAGGGTTCTTCGCCATGGCCATGTCCACCATGTTCTACGTGTGCGCCGACGCGCTGCCGGTGTTCGTGCAGGAGCGTCACATCTACCTGCGCGAGACGGCGCACAACGCGTACCGCCGGATCTCGTACGTGCTGGCAAACGCCGTGGTCGCGTTCCCGCCGCTGGTGTTGCTGTCGCTGGCGTTCGCGGTCACCACGTTCTGGGCGGTGGGGCTGGCCGGCGGCGCGTCGTCGTTCCTCTTCTTCGTGCTCATCGTGCTGGCATCCTTGTGGGCGGGCAGCGGCTTCGTCACGTTCCTCTCGGCGGTGGTGCCGCACGTCATGCTGGGCTACACGGTGGTCGTCGCCATCCTCGCCTACTTCCTCCTCTTCTCCGGCTTCTTCATCACCAGGGATCGCATCCCGGACTACTGGATTTGGTTCCACTACCTGTCGCTGGTGAAGTACCCATACCAGGCCGTTCTTCAGAACGAGTTCGGCGCGGCGTCGCGCTGCTTCTCGCGCGGCGTGGAGATGTTCGACGGCACGCCGATCGGGCGCATGCCGGAGGCCATGAAGATGAAGGTGCTCGAGGCCATTAGCGCCACCCTGGGCACCAACGTCACGGCGGATACATGCGTGGTCACCGGCGCAGACGTGCTGGCGCAGCAGGCTGTCATGGACATCAGCAAGTGGAAGTGCCTGCTGGTGACTGTGGCATGGGGGTTCTTTTTCAGGGTTCTCTTTTATGTGGTCTTGCTAGTAGGGAGCAAGAACAAGAGAAAATAA